In Sphingobacterium sp. R2, the genomic stretch GATAAGTACGTGATCTTCCACAACGCAGCCATGTACCATCGCCTGGTGTCCTACGTTTACATAACTACCTATGGAAGTACCGCATTTTTTATACGTGCAATGTATAACAGCGCCATCTTGAATATTTGTATAGTTACCTATTCGAATATAATTGACATCACCACGTACAACAGCATTAAACCAAACCGAACAATGATGTCCAATTTCAACGTCACCCACAATCGTCGAATTAGGTGCTAAGAAGCACTCTTCAGCAATTTGCGGTGACTTATCCAAAACGGGTAAAATAAGCGCCATAACGTTTAGAAAATTGTATCCTGTAGTAT encodes the following:
- a CDS encoding gamma carbonic anhydrase family protein, whose amino-acid sequence is MALILPVLDKSPQIAEECFLAPNSTIVGDVEIGHHCSVWFNAVVRGDVNYIRIGNYTNIQDGAVIHCTYKKCGTSIGSYVNVGHQAMVHGCVVEDHVLIGMGAIVMDNAVIESHVIVAAGAVVLENTRCESGFLYAGVPAKKIKALTEEQKELLQQLPHNYVLYSSWF